A single Calidifontibacter indicus DNA region contains:
- a CDS encoding ABC transporter ATP-binding protein produces the protein MSMGSWQVMRSLTKDSSVKGAKLKPGTTKRVLSYAGPYRRRITFFLVLVVIDALLVIATPLILKEIVDKGVVEQDKQLIVWLGVAAAVVAVLDAVLGVAERWLSAGLGEGLIYDLRREVFGHVLRQPIAFFTRAQTGALVTRLNSDVIGAQQAFTSVMSNVVSNAVSLVVIVIAMATLSWQLTLGALVLVPFFLIPTKLMGRRLAGLTRGQMIENADLGARMTERFNVAGALLVKLFGRPATEDEEYAARAAKVRDIGVSIAVQRAIFMVGLMLLASLATAMVYGVGGIMAVNGTLTIGTLLALAALLGRLYGPLTALSNVRVDVMTALVSFERVFEILDLEPLVKEAEHPRALPDGALDVELDDVSFSYPTAEKVSLDSLEGATVDKGDGDEVLRGVSLQASAGQVVALVGPSGAGKTTITGLVARLYDPTSGAVRIGGVDLRDASFESLRSRVGVVTQEAHMFHDSIRENLLYAKPDATEAELEAALRSANVWALVQRLPHGLDTVVGDRGHRLSGGEKQRLAIARLLLKAPSVVILDEATAHLDSESEALVQHALDSALEGRTALVIAHRLSTVRGADKILVIEGGRVVEQGRHHELLEQGGLYADLYRTQFTDEPAPTVG, from the coding sequence ATGAGTATGGGCAGCTGGCAGGTGATGCGCTCACTGACGAAGGACTCGTCGGTGAAGGGTGCGAAACTCAAGCCCGGCACGACCAAGCGGGTGTTGTCGTACGCGGGTCCGTACCGCCGGCGCATCACGTTCTTCCTGGTGCTGGTCGTCATCGATGCGCTCCTGGTGATCGCAACTCCGTTGATCCTCAAGGAGATCGTCGACAAGGGTGTCGTCGAGCAGGACAAGCAGCTGATCGTCTGGTTGGGCGTCGCGGCCGCGGTGGTCGCCGTCCTGGACGCCGTGCTCGGCGTCGCCGAGCGGTGGTTGTCGGCGGGTCTGGGCGAAGGGCTCATCTACGACCTGCGGCGTGAGGTGTTCGGGCACGTACTGCGGCAGCCGATCGCGTTCTTCACCCGCGCGCAGACCGGCGCGTTGGTGACGCGCCTGAACTCCGACGTCATCGGCGCGCAGCAGGCGTTCACGTCGGTGATGTCGAACGTCGTCTCGAACGCGGTGAGCCTCGTCGTGATCGTCATCGCCATGGCGACGCTGTCGTGGCAGCTGACGCTGGGTGCGCTGGTGCTGGTGCCGTTCTTCCTCATTCCGACGAAGCTGATGGGTCGCCGGCTCGCCGGGCTGACCCGAGGGCAGATGATCGAGAACGCCGACCTCGGCGCCCGGATGACCGAGCGGTTCAACGTCGCTGGTGCGCTGTTGGTGAAGCTGTTCGGGCGCCCGGCGACCGAAGACGAGGAGTACGCCGCGCGCGCAGCGAAGGTGCGCGACATCGGGGTGAGCATCGCGGTGCAGCGGGCGATCTTCATGGTCGGGCTGATGCTGCTGGCGTCACTCGCCACCGCGATGGTCTACGGCGTCGGCGGCATCATGGCCGTCAACGGCACCTTGACGATCGGCACCCTGCTCGCGCTGGCCGCGCTGCTCGGACGGCTCTACGGTCCGCTGACCGCGCTGTCGAACGTGCGGGTCGATGTGATGACCGCGCTGGTGTCGTTCGAGCGGGTCTTCGAGATTCTCGACCTCGAGCCGCTGGTGAAGGAGGCCGAGCACCCGCGCGCCCTGCCCGACGGCGCGCTCGACGTCGAACTGGACGACGTGTCGTTCAGCTACCCGACGGCGGAGAAGGTGTCACTCGACTCGCTGGAGGGAGCCACCGTCGACAAGGGCGACGGCGACGAGGTGCTGCGCGGGGTGTCCTTGCAGGCGTCCGCTGGCCAGGTCGTCGCGCTCGTCGGACCGTCCGGTGCCGGCAAGACGACGATCACCGGACTGGTCGCCCGGCTGTACGACCCGACGTCCGGAGCCGTGCGGATCGGCGGCGTCGACCTGCGCGACGCGAGCTTCGAGTCGTTGCGTTCCCGGGTGGGAGTCGTCACGCAGGAAGCGCACATGTTCCACGACTCGATCCGCGAGAACCTCCTCTACGCCAAGCCCGACGCGACCGAGGCCGAGCTCGAGGCGGCGCTGCGCTCGGCGAATGTGTGGGCTCTCGTCCAGCGGCTTCCGCACGGACTCGACACCGTCGTCGGCGACCGCGGCCACCGGTTGTCCGGCGGTGAGAAGCAGCGGCTGGCGATCGCGCGACTGCTGTTGAAGGCGCCGTCGGTGGTCATCCTCGACGAGGCGACCGCGCACCTCGACAGCGAGAGCGAGGCGCTCGTGCAGCACGCGCTCGACTCGGCTCTGGAAGGTCGGACGGCGCTGGTCATCGCGCACCGGCTCTCGACCGTGCGCGGCGCCGACAAGATCCTCGTCATCGAGGGCGGACGCGTCGTCGAACAAGGACGCCACCACGAACTGCTCGAACAAGGTGGCCTCTACGCCGACCTCTACCGCACCCAGTTCACGGACGAGCCGGCGCCGACCGTCGGTTGA
- a CDS encoding SURF1 family protein has product MLRLLMSRRWLGWLAVAVLAAAVCVFLGRWQYTRYDHKITAENHLEANYNGAPVDLATAQPDPSGAPDAEQQWKQVRFTGQYLADRQVLIRNRPLDKTYGYEVVVPMRTTTGDVVFVDRGWIPNGRTAAAPDSVPPTPTGTVQVTGWLRAGEPDLKRAEVPGQAASINTTLLRELSGQPDARNAYVLRRTEVGAGVPQTLPQDLPKPDPGGYAWINFSYALQWWAGAIAVLAFFLLRARREHLDQIGRPKAPKPKKTRIWDEEDD; this is encoded by the coding sequence GTGCTTCGCCTGCTGATGTCCCGCCGATGGTTGGGCTGGCTGGCCGTCGCCGTCCTCGCCGCCGCCGTCTGTGTCTTTCTCGGCCGCTGGCAGTACACCCGCTACGACCACAAGATCACCGCGGAGAACCACCTCGAGGCCAACTACAACGGCGCCCCCGTCGACCTCGCCACGGCGCAACCGGATCCGTCGGGCGCACCCGACGCGGAGCAGCAGTGGAAGCAGGTGCGGTTCACCGGTCAGTACCTCGCCGATCGGCAGGTGCTCATCCGCAACCGACCGTTGGACAAGACGTACGGCTACGAGGTGGTGGTGCCGATGCGGACGACGACCGGTGACGTCGTGTTCGTCGACCGCGGATGGATCCCCAACGGGCGGACCGCCGCCGCGCCCGACTCGGTGCCGCCGACGCCGACCGGCACAGTGCAGGTGACCGGGTGGCTGCGCGCAGGCGAACCCGACCTGAAGCGTGCCGAGGTGCCCGGCCAGGCCGCCTCGATCAACACCACCCTGCTGCGCGAGCTCAGCGGGCAGCCCGACGCGCGCAACGCGTACGTGTTGCGCCGCACCGAGGTGGGCGCCGGTGTGCCGCAGACCCTTCCGCAGGACCTCCCCAAGCCCGACCCGGGTGGCTACGCCTGGATCAACTTCAGTTATGCCCTTCAGTGGTGGGCCGGTGCGATCGCGGTCCTCGCGTTCTTCCTGCTGCGAGCCCGCCGCGAACACCTCGATCAGATCGGCCGACCGAAGGCACCGAAACCGAAGAAGACCCGCATCTGGGACGAAGAAGACGACTAG
- the moaA gene encoding GTP 3',8-cyclase MoaA — MSFPRTGPLVDTFGRVATDLRVSVTDRCNLRCTYCMPAEGLPWMAKPEMLDDDEMVRLIRLFVGLGVNQVRFTGGEPLLRRSLVDVVRRVGELPNRPRMALTTNGIGLDRLARPLADAGLDRINVSLDTASPQRFLELTRRDRFADVERGLKAAVDAGLAPVKVNAVAMPGEDPADLLAWCLDRGYELRFIEQMPLDAQHSWDRSHLMSRHDLLAALGARFRLSPAGDRGSAPAERFFVDGGPETVGVIASVTAPFCGACDRVRLTADGQVRNCLFARKENDLRGPMRDGATDDELVDLIRLNMWGKATGHGIGTPNFEQPDRPMSAIGG, encoded by the coding sequence ATGTCGTTTCCCCGCACCGGACCTCTCGTCGACACCTTCGGGCGCGTCGCGACGGACCTGCGCGTCTCGGTGACCGACCGCTGCAACCTGCGCTGCACCTACTGCATGCCGGCGGAGGGTCTGCCGTGGATGGCCAAGCCGGAGATGCTCGACGACGACGAAATGGTGCGCCTCATCCGACTGTTCGTGGGGCTCGGCGTGAACCAGGTGCGATTCACCGGCGGCGAGCCGCTGCTGCGCCGCTCGTTGGTCGACGTCGTACGCCGCGTGGGGGAGTTGCCGAACCGTCCGCGAATGGCGCTGACCACCAACGGCATCGGACTCGACCGGCTCGCGCGGCCGCTGGCCGATGCCGGGCTCGACCGCATCAATGTGTCGCTCGACACCGCGTCGCCGCAACGGTTCCTCGAGCTCACCCGGCGCGACCGGTTCGCCGACGTCGAGCGCGGCTTGAAGGCTGCCGTCGATGCTGGGCTCGCGCCGGTGAAGGTCAATGCGGTGGCGATGCCGGGCGAAGACCCGGCCGATCTGTTGGCGTGGTGTCTCGACCGGGGGTATGAGTTGCGGTTCATCGAGCAGATGCCGCTCGACGCCCAGCACTCCTGGGACCGCTCGCACCTGATGAGCCGTCACGACCTGCTGGCTGCCCTCGGTGCGCGCTTCCGGCTCAGCCCGGCCGGCGATCGCGGCTCGGCGCCCGCGGAACGCTTCTTCGTCGACGGCGGCCCCGAGACGGTAGGCGTCATCGCGAGCGTGACCGCACCGTTCTGCGGTGCCTGCGACCGCGTGCGTCTGACCGCCGACGGACAGGTGCGCAACTGCCTGTTCGCCCGCAAGGAGAACGACCTGCGCGGCCCGATGCGCGACGGCGCGACCGACGACGAACTCGTCGACCTCATCCGGCTGAACATGTGGGGCAAGGCGACCGGCCACGGCATCGGCACCCCGAACTTCGAACAGCCCGACCGTCCGATGTCTGCGATCGGCGGCTGA
- a CDS encoding HNH endonuclease encodes MVRFTADLSPDHAEALIHGVQSLAAPSPKSACCADPHHRHTPDQDGNSQKTGEPDPRTPGKRRADAFLLLLGLGAAAVNNDPEITHRGSATLVVTIDFLVLAGLLAGLGTTDTGTGVTPDTVRQLACDADILPIVLGSKNQPLNVGRKRRLVDNELRRAVIHRDKHCTYAGCDRPPVMCEVHHLIPWYLGGETSLTNSALLCDTHHRIAHRDHLAGTATVTSVTWHYQATGTHAA; translated from the coding sequence ATGGTCCGATTCACCGCCGACCTGTCACCCGACCACGCCGAAGCCCTCATCCACGGCGTCCAATCACTCGCGGCACCGTCCCCGAAATCAGCCTGTTGCGCCGACCCGCACCACCGACACACCCCCGACCAAGACGGCAACTCCCAGAAAACCGGGGAACCCGACCCCCGCACCCCCGGCAAACGCCGCGCCGATGCGTTCCTGCTCCTCCTCGGCCTCGGCGCCGCCGCCGTCAACAACGATCCAGAGATCACACACCGCGGCAGTGCCACCCTCGTGGTCACCATCGACTTCCTCGTCCTCGCCGGACTACTCGCCGGACTCGGCACCACCGACACCGGCACCGGCGTCACCCCCGACACCGTCCGACAACTCGCCTGCGACGCAGACATCCTGCCGATAGTCCTCGGGTCCAAGAACCAACCCTTGAACGTCGGACGCAAACGAAGACTCGTCGACAACGAACTACGACGCGCGGTGATCCACCGTGACAAACACTGCACCTACGCCGGCTGCGACCGACCACCCGTCATGTGCGAAGTCCACCACCTGATCCCCTGGTATCTGGGTGGCGAAACATCCCTCACCAACAGCGCCCTGTTGTGCGACACCCACCACCGCATCGCCCACCGCGACCACCTCGCCGGCACCGCCACCGTCACCAGCGTCACCTGGCACTACCAAGCCACCGGCACCCACGCCGCCTGA
- a CDS encoding IS110 family transposase, translating to MSRPDYAVYIGLDVGKQAHHACALNVDGTRLHDKPLPQDESSLRGLLTELGTHGRLLVVVDQPATIGALPVAVARAMGIDVAYLPGLAMRRIADLHPGNAKTDARDAYVIAEAARSMPHALRRVDVGDDTLADLEVIVGFDDDLAGQVTAQANRIRGLLTQVNPALERVLGPRIQHPAVLELLTRFGGPTGLRAAGRRRLLAVAKPRAPRSYQRLVDDIQTALTEQTVTVPGTRAAELVLPKLATGLARLLHDRDELGTQLEDMLDAHPLAAVLTSMPGIGVRTGARILLEVGDGSSFPTSGHLAAYAGLAPVTRRSGTSIRGEHPARGGNKHLKRAMFLAAFAALHDPTSRAYYDRKRGQGKKHNAALICLARRRCDVLYAMLRDGTLYQQKTPAAA from the coding sequence ATGTCCCGACCTGACTACGCGGTGTACATCGGGCTCGATGTCGGCAAACAGGCGCACCACGCCTGCGCGCTGAACGTCGATGGCACACGGCTGCACGACAAACCGTTGCCCCAAGACGAGTCGTCGCTGCGTGGCCTGCTGACCGAACTCGGCACGCACGGTCGCCTGCTGGTCGTGGTCGATCAACCCGCAACGATCGGCGCGCTGCCCGTCGCGGTCGCCCGAGCCATGGGTATCGATGTGGCCTATCTGCCCGGGCTGGCGATGCGCCGTATCGCCGACCTGCACCCCGGCAACGCCAAGACCGACGCAAGGGACGCGTACGTCATCGCCGAAGCTGCCCGGTCGATGCCGCACGCCCTGCGACGGGTTGATGTCGGCGACGACACCCTGGCCGACCTGGAAGTCATCGTCGGCTTCGATGACGACCTGGCCGGGCAGGTCACCGCGCAAGCAAACCGGATCAGAGGCCTTCTGACACAAGTGAACCCAGCCCTCGAACGTGTCCTCGGCCCACGCATCCAACACCCGGCAGTCCTCGAACTCCTGACCCGCTTCGGTGGCCCGACCGGCCTGCGCGCGGCCGGCCGGCGACGTCTGCTCGCCGTCGCCAAACCCCGCGCGCCCCGCTCCTACCAACGCCTCGTCGACGACATCCAGACAGCGCTCACCGAGCAGACCGTCACCGTCCCTGGCACCCGAGCCGCCGAGCTGGTCCTGCCCAAACTCGCGACCGGACTGGCGCGCCTGCTGCACGACCGGGACGAGCTGGGAACCCAACTGGAGGACATGCTCGATGCCCACCCTCTTGCCGCGGTCCTGACCTCGATGCCCGGCATCGGCGTCAGGACCGGCGCACGGATCCTGCTCGAAGTCGGCGACGGTTCGAGCTTCCCCACCTCCGGCCACCTCGCCGCGTACGCCGGCCTCGCACCCGTCACCCGCCGATCCGGCACCTCGATCCGCGGTGAGCACCCCGCCCGAGGCGGCAACAAGCACCTCAAACGAGCGATGTTCCTCGCCGCGTTCGCCGCACTGCACGACCCGACCTCGCGGGCGTACTACGACCGCAAACGCGGCCAAGGCAAGAAGCACAACGCCGCCCTCATCTGCCTCGCCCGACGACGCTGCGACGTGCTGTACGCGATGCTTCGCGACGGAACCCTCTACCAACAGAAAACCCCAGCCGCCGCTTGA